The following proteins come from a genomic window of Diceros bicornis minor isolate mBicDic1 chromosome 4, mDicBic1.mat.cur, whole genome shotgun sequence:
- the TCHHL1 gene encoding LOW QUALITY PROTEIN: trichohyalin-like protein 1 (The sequence of the model RefSeq protein was modified relative to this genomic sequence to represent the inferred CDS: substituted 2 bases at 2 genomic stop codons), translated as MPRLLRDVLCVIETFHKYAREDGDEATLTCRELKQLIQGEFGDILQPRAIHAVERNLNLLDIDRNCTISFDKFVLAIFNSLNFCYLDIRSLLKSESRQVSKPEDKPDGMDLHATSETSQWTEGTPPTQDKVFPSGITPSAQLSPKKRGAVGHNRVDPQGDTKTHKLPVEASGHNNLENQHLEGDEQSQELAQDISATGDSRAQLETNKPTVGSELTSSPTKGEGQDKIPREGDKPTRKQSGSKTRQQFGEQKGNLETQSSLPEETTQRPSEDQEVAAAKDVKEHSKTQELLLQGKDEASSEHADLPKQAAAWKAFQTQKSTDPEGDSRTAETQEPGKGADRTPPENAAEPEDDGRISETQEPPAQEKEHETKYLPVQADSRNVSETPNVRAEWKEKRGPETHGTAVQKESERKTQPPVLEDQTQGGKYQECQESSKERDAEEGSKTQELSSGVHQNHPEIEGAITLGEEARHAEGGTIEALMSSKNAPAAEGTPEARETAQELAPLENQSGKENKRVTKTHDKPIKEDDGYQGEGPQPTVTXNDEGSSKTPNSLTPEDSDSSSETSDLPVQGDSQSQVDPLGESVQASHNDNPDTQKQVASGQKNRAQEAVVLAVRGEDEQLTEKLEQPAGEEHKSQGSGTKGPDPAVEPDRHPEAQEYTAGDENRESLEPEIPGALDADFTDQLSVTQLPAKEDSRKELKFQGLSTKEEEGRAPETQEALVKSLNKDNSASSKTHLEETATLEEKNESLQELGGEGDDQPNPAKKGHDSSVPQSGLEERTQNDQEPCSVERGAVYSSPLYEYLQETILQXTDITQEKHQNQAQTARAWSPELCDNQSNASLTNDRQASQQYTRELLPDEDPTNAQQTPAPQVLEDKQRHPGKEEPVPQREASTGKR; from the exons ATGCCTCGACTCCTAAGAGATGTCCTCTGTGTAATTGAGACATTCCACAAGTATGCAAGGGAGGATGGTGACGAGGCAACGCTGACCTGCAGAGAGCTGAAACAGCTCATCCAGGGCGAGTTTGGGGACATTCTTCAG CCACGTGCCATTCATGCTGTGGAGAGAAACTTGAATCTTCTGGATATTGACAGAAATTGCACCATCAGTTTTGATAAATTTGTTCTTGCAATCTTCAACTCGTTGAACTTCTGTTATCTTGACATACGAtcattactaaaatcagaatCAAGACAAGTGTCTAAACCAGAGGATAAGCCAGATGGTATGGATCTTCACGCAACCAGTGAAACTAGCCAGTGGACAGAGGGAACGCCACCAACTCAAGACAAAGTATTTCCTTCAGGAATAACACCATCAGCTCAGCTCAGCCCTAAGAAAAGGGGAGCAGTTGGACACAATAGGGTGGACCCACAGGGAGACACCAAGACTCACAAACTGCCTGTAGAAGCATCTGGGCACAATAACCTTGAGAACCAACACCTGGAAGGAGATGAACAGAGCCAGGAATTGGCCCAAGATATATCAGCAACAGGAGACAGCAGGGCCCAACTTGAGACAAATAAGCCAACGGTAGGATCAGAACTGACCAGCAGTCCCACAAAGGGAGAGGGACAAGATAAGATTCCCAGGGAGGGAGATAAACCAACCAGGAAACAAAGCGGCAGTAAGACAAGACAGCAGTTTGGAGAACAGAAAGGGAACTTGGAAACCCAAAGTTCCCTACCAGAAGAGACAACACAGAGGCCATCTGAAGATCAGGAAGTTGCAGCAGCAAAGGATGTTAAGGAGCACTCTAAAACACAAGAACTTTTACTGCAAGGAAAAGATGAGGCCAGTTCAGAGCATGCTGACCTGCCAAAACAAGCTGCTGCCTGGAAAGCATTTCAGACACAGAAATCAACTGATCCTGAGGGTGATAGTAGAACAGCTGAGACTCAAGAACCAGGAAAGGGTGCTGACAGGACACCACCCGAGAATGCAGCTGAACCTGAGGATGATGGTAGAATATCTGAGACCCAAGAACCACCAGCACAAGAAAAAGAACATGAAACAAAGTACCTGCCAGTCCAAGCTGACAGCAGAAATGTTTCAGAAACACCCAATGTTAGAGCTgagtggaaagagaagagaggcccTGAGACCCATGGGACAGCAGTACAGaaagaaagtgagagaaaaaCTCAGCCACCAGTCCTGGAAGACCAAACTCAGGGTGGGAAGTATCAGGAATGCCAGGAATCATCAAAAGAAAGGGATGCTGAAGAAGGTTCTAAGACACAAGAGTTAAGCTCAGGAGTACATCAGAATCATCCCGAAATTGAAGGAGCAATCACCCTAGGAGAAGAGGCAAGACATGCTGAGGGAGGCACAATAGAAGCACTTATGAGCAGCAAAAATGCCCCTGCAGCAGAAGGGACACCAGAAGCAAGAGAAACAGCACAGGAGTTAGCACCACTTGAGAACCAGtctggaaaagaaaataagagggtCACCAAGACTCATGACAAGCCCATCAAGGAGGATGATGGATACCAGGGGGAGGGCCCTCAGCCAACAGTCACATAGAATGATGAGGGGTCTTCCAAAACCCCCAACAGCCTGACTCCAGAGGATAGTGACAGCAGCTCAGAGACAAGTGACCTGCCTGTGCAAGGGGATTCCCAGAGTCAAGTAGACCCACTCGGAGAATCTGTGCAAGCAAGTCACAATGATAACCCAGATACCCAGAAACAGGtagcatcaggtcagaaaaacagAGCTCAGGAGGCAGTGGTACTGGCAGTCAGAGGAGAGGATGAGCAGCTCACCGAGAAATTGGAACAGCCCGCCGGAGAAGAGCACAAGAGTCAGGGCTCAGGGACCAAAGGCCCAGACCCAGCTGTGGAGCCCGACAGACACCCAGAGGCGCAAGAGTACACAGCAGGAGATGAAAACAGAGAGTCCTTGGAGCCAGAGATCCCAGGGGCCCTGGATGCAGACTTCACTGACCAGCTTTCCGTAACACAGCTCCCTGCAAAGGAAGACAGTAGAAAAGAACTAAAGTTCCAGGGCCTAAGTACCAAAGAAGAGGAAGGTAGAGCACCAGAGACCCAGGAGGCTCTAGTAAAAAGTCTGAATAAGGACAATTCAGCCTCCTCCAAGACACACCTTGAGGAAACTGCAACAttggaagaaaagaatgaaagccTCCAAGAGCTGGGAGGTGAAGGTGATGACCAACCAAATCCAGCCAAGAAAGGGCATGATTCTTCAGTCCCCCAATCAGGCCTTGAAGAGAGGACACAGAACGACCAAGAGCCCTGTTCTGTGGAGAGGGGTGCAGTCTATTCCAGTCCACTGTATGAGTACCTGCAGGAGACAATACTGCAGTAAACAGACATAACCCAAGAGAAGCATCAAAATCAAGCTCAGACAGCCAGGGCATGGAGCCCAGAGCTCTGTGACAACCAGTCAAATGCATCCCTCACCAATGACAGACAAGCATCACAACAATACACCAGGGAACTTCTACCTGATGAAGATCCTACTAATGCACAGCAAACACCAGCTCCCCAGGTCTTGGAAGATAAGCAGCGCCACCCTGGGAAAGAGGAACCAGTACCACAAAGGGAGGCGAGCACCGGAAAGCGATGA